ACAGCTGTCCTGGGACAGCCATTCGTGCAGCCATCACCTTGTACAATTACTTGCTGAAGACAAAGCCTATactgaacagaaataaactATCAAGTGTACTTGTCCAATCAAACAAGTATGACCCACCAGTTAAACTAAGCATGGGTCTGAAAATGACATTCTAGTTACTCAGGCTTCTAGAGGCTcgttcaaacaaacaaacaaataaacaaacaaaaaaagagagagagaatcagTTCAGCTCTAGATAATTCTAAGAGTCTCACAGAGCTCAACTCTCAATGTCTCAACTGCCCTAACGTTTAGGTAAGCTTCTCTCACCCAGGCTGCTGTACAGCATCACAGATGGTTACAGTCCTCCACGCAACAGGGAACCGAGTAGGAGTAGCACCACTCAATAGTACAAACACTGAAGTCTTTTGCCAAAGTTGTGAAATAGAGAATGatttacagatgaaaaaaaatattagatatATTTAATACCTCAGTCACTCTGTTCGTACACAGCAGGAGTCTTCTTATTCCTCACACCTCAATAAGAGACATGCATCTTTGGTACCACCAACAGGCAAAACTCAGTCAGCAAGGACTAAAAAGCGTTACCAAAGAAATCAACCCCTTTAGCCCTTCTCCGCAAGAAAAGAGTTCCCACTTACACATCTGTAAGAGTGCCCTCCCCTGTTTGGCAACACACAAgttaaataaaagagaaagtaCAGACACACCACAATTCTGTCTCAAGCTATCTAATTTACCAGAAGTTGATGTGACTGAATTATAAAGAGTTTTCCATGCAAGCACTTTTTCTACATCCATTCCATATCAGAACCAATACTTACAAGACAGATGGTGTTCTCAGAAGCCTTCCACCACCAGGCTGATTGGGAAAGACATCctctaagaaaaaatatatatgcccAACGGCAATGCCTAGTATATAAAGAAAAGTCAAATGGTGATTTTCAATACTTCTCCTTTACAACTTGCAAATGCTTCACTAgagttttcaggaagaaaaaaaaaaacaaaccacccacgCATTgattctttcacagaaaatacgATAAGAGatatagaaatacaaaaaacaaTGAAGCACATTGACATCAGATGAAAAGCTTAACTTACACTACAAGACATTAATACAAGGAAACTGTCATTATTAAACATACTGATGTTATGGCTTTATTAGAGTTGATAAAAATTGTAACGTAAGCTATTTTACTTCAATAGTCTGATGCCCACAATCAGACTAGGTACCTGGGCTGATTCCAAGCAATAAAAAGCCAAAGCATCAGAAGCTCTTTCCATCCTTGTTACAGTACAAAATATGCTACAGTGTTTAGAAATCAAGAAAAGCCTGGTATAAATATAGCACCATTATACCAGACTAACTAATACTAAAGTAAGAGGCATTTagccctttattttttccacattttttgtttcatgtaaAACACTAGCAGGAACAAATCCTTATGATTCTTGCAGTTCCTTACCCAGGAGATCCACAATGATGGAGTTCCCCAAAAGCAGTGAAAAGCCCATCAATACCCAGGGTAGAAATGGGGCTTGAAAGATGAGAAGACCAAAAAAGTTCATACGGACATAGGGATTCCTGCGGCTCCATACATACACAAGCATTATTGTGAATGCCTGACCCAAGAAAACCAAATTCACAAACAGGCCAAAAAGCTGTGATAATTagttaaagaaaacagttcaCCAAATAATTGTTGTGAGGTCGAGCATGAGAAGAATTTGACAGCTTGACCTGTAATCCTACATTTACCTTACAATTCCTATCTCTACTTTCCCAGGTTCAAGTAAATCAAACCTACTGTTGATCAAATTCAACACCTATAGCAGGATTCAGTGTACCTGCAGCATGAATAATCCCTTTAAAGTATAATTTAGCATGAAATCACTGAAACAACAGCGTTTCGCTTAGACAACCTGAGCAGTCCCCTTTCATCTGATAAACTCATTTCCATAATCCTGTCAAGCAGTAAAAAGCCTGAAAGACCAGCCCAGTATTTAACAGCAACAGTCACAAAGCATTCAAAACTACTTTAACAAATACTGTTATTCCTCGTActacaaacaaaatatattatCACTTAAGAAATAAGATAAATGTAACATCACAATTTCAGTTCTCATTCACATGTCTTTAGCTTCACTAAAGCagtttggaataaaaaaaggatACAGTCATTAAAAGTCCTCCAAAAAGGAACATAAATACAAAATCTGCCGTCCGACCTCGAAAAGAGCCTTCTTCAAGCATTCGGCAGTAACGATATCTGAAGTTGCAGGTCAGGAAAATTTTACTGTAAATGAGTTTAAAGAAAGATCCAAGCGGAAAAGGATTCAATTCTACATGAGCTTAGATGTAAGCTTTGTATCAATTTACTGCATCAATGGGCTCTTTCTGGGTGCCTCAAAAGAGCGAGCAGACCCAGGAGAAAAGTTACTTGGAAGTTTCTCCTGTATGTCAGAACCAACCTGAAGGATCAGGCTTGTACAACGAAGTCTTAAcaccacaaaaataaatggcaaaattCTTGACAGCTTATAAAGGAAATCCCACTGATGTCCATTCATGACATCAGTGAAGTCAGCATTGCTAAACGCCCAGGAACTTCACAATGGAGCAGAACCGAACCTTTGCCTATAGGCACATATAGCAACATGCCTGCACtctggagctctgctttccaaggaaagaaaacaaacttgaTGAAGGATACAAAAAGATcatgttaaataaaaaattaaacccaACTGGTCCAAAGAATAAGTAGTTTGTGATTAACCTCCATACCTGGAAATAAGACAAATACAAGGACTTTAAACATGAcatcttatttttattgtctAAATACAAAAGCAAGTAACAATTTAACTGAAATCTCCTTCACAGTCAATGCATCTGATACCTAATGCTAAGATACACTGATTGGCACTCAAGTTTcatcagcttttttaaaatgtaacttcaATATGAAAAGTCATAGTCATTTGTAACACTCAGTTTTGAGAGGACAAGCACTTGCAAATTCAACAGTTTACTTAAAAACCTCCACACTTTAGGAAACACTTACTTGAAAGtgtttaaatattaattcagGGTTGAAGTACAGCTGAAAGGGTGTGATTAGTTCTAAttgctgaaaaagaagagaacatCCGATGGAATCAATACACCAAGAAAAAGCTATATGCACCCAAATAAGTATCCCCCTTTCCTTGTGCCAAAAAGAGCCCAGCAAGTTCTCAGTCAGCACACTGAGCTTTCTAGCAAAAGTCAGCCACATTAACCTCTTCAGTCCCCCTCCTgctgttattatttatttgtgcttTGCTCCTTTCCAGTTTTCacggcaggcaggcagcaggggcCCTGGAAGCGCTGCTTTCAGGGGATCCCTTCCACTCAGAAGGCCCTGAGGGGAAGAGACCGGGCCCTGGGGCGCGGAAGGTGTGTGAGCTCATCCCTTCCACGGTTCCCAAGCTCACTCCTCTTCCCAGCCTGCCGGCACGGCTCCAACGAGCCTCAccgcccgcctcccgccggATCTGCTAGGCTGCGGGCGGCTGCCCGGGGCCCCGCGGCGCCGGCCCTACCGCCCCCGCCCACGGGCCGGGCCCTCAGGAAGGTCTGCGGAGTCGCGGGccggggggagcgcggcgggcggggaccAGGTGACCCCACTCACCACGGCGGCGGTGGTGAGGACGCAGGCCGTGGTGTAGGCCCGCGTAACGGGCGGCACCTGCAGGTACTCCTGCCGGAAGGTCTGGTACGCCATCTtagcgctcc
This window of the Pelecanus crispus isolate bPelCri1 chromosome 12, bPelCri1.pri, whole genome shotgun sequence genome carries:
- the DERL2 gene encoding derlin-2 isoform X1; the protein is MAYQTFRQEYLQVPPVTRAYTTACVLTTAAVQLELITPFQLYFNPELIFKHFQVWRLITNYLFFGPVGFNFLFNMIFLYRYCRMLEEGSFRGRTADFVFMFLFGGLLMTLFGLFVNLVFLGQAFTIMLVYVWSRRNPYVRMNFFGLLIFQAPFLPWVLMGFSLLLGNSIIVDLLGIAVGHIYFFLEDVFPNQPGGGRLLRTPSVLKAIFDTPEDDPNYNPLPEERPGGFAWGEGQRLGG
- the DERL2 gene encoding derlin-2 isoform X2, with protein sequence MAYQTFRQEYLQVPPVTRAYTTACVLTTAAQLELITPFQLYFNPELIFKHFQVWRLITNYLFFGPVGFNFLFNMIFLYRYCRMLEEGSFRGRTADFVFMFLFGGLLMTLFGLFVNLVFLGQAFTIMLVYVWSRRNPYVRMNFFGLLIFQAPFLPWVLMGFSLLLGNSIIVDLLGIAVGHIYFFLEDVFPNQPGGGRLLRTPSVLKAIFDTPEDDPNYNPLPEERPGGFAWGEGQRLGG
- the DERL2 gene encoding derlin-2 isoform X3, which encodes MAYQTFRQEYLQVPPVTRAYTTACVLTTAAVQLELITPFQLYFNPELIFKHFQALPLGIYIFS